A genomic window from Desulfonatronovibrio magnus includes:
- a CDS encoding amphi-Trp domain-containing protein, with protein sequence MNTDKKFALSSIQDSETICKYLDEVKEGFQKGNIQFSYQGNSVKLTPHGLVKFEIKARHKEGQVKLTLRFRWEENEEKRFMLSSDEQTRLMSQDE encoded by the coding sequence ATGAACACAGATAAAAAATTTGCATTATCATCCATTCAGGACTCAGAAACAATTTGCAAATACCTGGACGAAGTAAAAGAAGGTTTTCAGAAAGGAAACATACAATTCTCATACCAGGGAAATAGCGTGAAGCTCACACCCCATGGACTGGTAAAATTTGAAATAAAGGCCAGGCATAAGGAAGGACAGGTCAAGCTTACCTTGCGTTTCCGCTGGGAAGAGAATGAAGAAAAAAGATTCATGCTTTCATCTGATGAGCAAACCAGGCTCATGTCTCAGGACGAATAA